A single region of the Streptomyces caelestis genome encodes:
- a CDS encoding MFS transporter, translated as MPSVPAPEQRATYREVLADRRFRLLFVTRTLTVTADSLRIMTLSVLVFTTTDSPLLGALTFGIGFLPQLAGSLFLGSLADRARPRRLVTAGHVLQCAAAAVMGATHLPVSAVLVLIAALAFLTPVFSGVTNRLVAETLTGDAYVLGRSLSNMSASAAQLLGLAGGGAAVGFLGPRTALLLSAGAYLVAAAAVRLPLPDLPVPEQAVRHGPRQGSGSVLRHSWSVDTELLADRRVRTLLLAQWLPPAFVAGAESLIVPFAGGHGMPAGSAGPLLACLPVGMLAGDLAVGRFVRPAVRERLVATLMVILGLPLAGFALDPPWVVCAALLLVTGTGFAYALGLQRPFLDAVPEARRGQAFGLLTAGLMSVQGAAPVVFGAVAEFTDAGVSIALAGLATVCVAGCLAAWRMRCGGKGGGPWA; from the coding sequence ATGCCCTCCGTCCCCGCCCCGGAACAGCGCGCCACGTACCGGGAAGTGCTGGCCGACCGGCGCTTTCGGCTGCTGTTCGTGACCCGGACCCTGACGGTCACGGCAGACTCGCTGCGGATCATGACCCTTTCGGTGCTTGTCTTCACGACGACCGACTCGCCTCTGCTGGGCGCCCTGACGTTCGGCATCGGCTTCCTGCCGCAGCTCGCCGGTTCGCTCTTCCTCGGCTCGCTCGCCGACCGTGCCCGCCCGCGCCGGCTCGTCACCGCAGGTCATGTCCTCCAGTGCGCGGCGGCCGCTGTCATGGGTGCGACCCACCTGCCGGTGTCGGCGGTCCTGGTCCTCATCGCCGCCTTGGCCTTCCTGACCCCCGTCTTCAGCGGCGTGACCAACCGGCTCGTCGCCGAGACGCTCACCGGTGACGCTTACGTCCTGGGACGCTCGTTGTCCAACATGTCCGCGTCCGCAGCCCAATTGCTCGGCCTGGCCGGCGGCGGTGCCGCGGTCGGGTTCCTCGGGCCGAGGACCGCGCTGCTGCTCAGCGCGGGCGCCTACCTGGTCGCCGCAGCCGCCGTCCGCCTCCCGCTGCCCGATCTGCCTGTGCCCGAGCAGGCGGTGCGACACGGACCGCGGCAGGGCTCCGGCTCGGTACTGCGCCACAGTTGGTCCGTCGACACAGAGCTGCTCGCCGACCGGAGGGTCCGCACCCTCCTGCTCGCCCAGTGGCTGCCGCCGGCGTTCGTCGCCGGCGCCGAGAGCCTGATCGTCCCGTTCGCGGGCGGTCACGGCATGCCCGCCGGTTCGGCCGGACCGCTCCTCGCCTGCCTACCGGTCGGCATGCTCGCCGGCGACCTGGCCGTCGGTCGCTTCGTCCGTCCCGCCGTCCGGGAACGCCTGGTCGCCACGCTGATGGTGATCCTCGGCCTGCCGCTGGCCGGCTTCGCGCTGGACCCGCCGTGGGTGGTCTGCGCGGCACTCCTGCTGGTCACCGGAACCGGCTTCGCCTACGCACTCGGACTCCAGCGCCCCTTCCTCGACGCGGTCCCGGAGGCCCGGCGCGGCCAGGCGTTCGGACTGCTCACCGCCGGACTGATGTCCGTCCAAGGAGCGGCGCCGGTCGTGTTCGGAGCCGTCGCCGAGTTCACCGACGCCGGCGTGTCCATAGCGCTCGCCGGTCTCGCGACGGTGTGCGTGGCAGGGTGCCTGGCCGCGTGGCGCATGAGATGCGGCGGGAAGGGCGGGGGCCCGTGGGCCTGA
- a CDS encoding helix-turn-helix domain-containing protein, translating into MYDQTADTGGDRASQLFKAAERARRGGQTRRALALLVAAAHSTAGDNAALRARAELRRGLLLLSDGPVADAHQTLLLAAESLGSHDVEGAEQALAAAAEAAWAAGDLTAYLQTLERTADETPPTGPPEGTSAAAAPWGAFRAGMRHVVLVDFARAAQELEPLLAAAARTQQPDALLYAGRAALVLGDIAAARRLLGRALAAAGAQGVSGPTARILEFLAYAELRAGFHHQARAHAEEGLRAARRLGQRNIGAQHHALLALVFSLVGADSATEHHAKAALSVARPHGLLQVSTMAEWARARADLGHGRAEQAAIRLAPLLRPGPRRGHFGLWMLAVPCLVEATVLAGLDEDVTDMVDLYAEWAALGADPQAVAQLTRLRALTAREEDCDTLYQRALAQHEAVDGQFEHARTLLSYGMWLRRRRRPLEARQQLRAALVGFERCGALLWEKRTRSELRAAGDSAAGDDVSALGRLTPQQQRVAGLVASGATNREVAARLSLSPRTVDHHLRNIFSQLDVRSRVELALLMNGDRAERSGGSGGENV; encoded by the coding sequence ATGTACGACCAGACAGCCGACACGGGCGGCGACCGGGCCTCCCAGCTGTTCAAGGCCGCCGAGCGCGCTCGCCGCGGCGGGCAGACCCGCCGCGCTCTTGCCCTGCTCGTGGCCGCCGCCCACAGCACGGCCGGTGACAACGCAGCGCTGCGCGCCCGGGCCGAACTGCGGCGGGGCCTGCTCCTGTTGAGCGACGGCCCCGTGGCCGATGCCCACCAGACCCTGCTGCTCGCGGCCGAGTCGTTGGGCTCGCACGACGTGGAGGGCGCGGAACAAGCCCTTGCGGCGGCGGCGGAAGCAGCCTGGGCCGCCGGCGACCTCACGGCTTACCTCCAGACGCTGGAACGCACCGCGGACGAGACGCCGCCGACCGGACCCCCCGAGGGCACGAGCGCCGCGGCGGCACCGTGGGGTGCCTTCCGGGCGGGCATGCGCCACGTCGTGCTGGTCGACTTCGCCCGGGCGGCGCAGGAGCTGGAGCCGCTGCTCGCCGCCGCGGCGCGCACACAGCAGCCGGACGCCCTGCTGTACGCGGGCCGCGCGGCGCTGGTGCTGGGCGACATCGCCGCCGCGCGGCGCCTGCTCGGCCGGGCCCTGGCGGCCGCCGGCGCCCAGGGCGTGTCCGGGCCGACCGCCCGCATCCTGGAGTTCCTGGCCTACGCCGAACTGCGCGCCGGCTTCCACCACCAGGCCCGTGCCCACGCCGAGGAAGGCCTCCGTGCCGCCCGCCGGCTCGGTCAGCGCAACATCGGCGCGCAACACCACGCCCTGCTGGCACTGGTCTTCTCCCTGGTGGGTGCCGACTCCGCCACCGAACACCACGCCAAGGCCGCCCTGTCGGTCGCCCGGCCGCATGGGCTGCTCCAGGTGAGCACCATGGCGGAGTGGGCCCGCGCCCGTGCCGACCTGGGCCACGGCCGGGCCGAACAGGCCGCGATCCGTCTCGCGCCGCTACTGCGACCGGGCCCCCGGCGCGGGCACTTCGGCCTGTGGATGCTCGCGGTGCCGTGCCTCGTAGAGGCGACGGTCCTGGCGGGACTGGACGAGGACGTCACCGACATGGTCGACCTGTACGCCGAGTGGGCCGCCCTGGGCGCCGATCCACAGGCCGTGGCCCAACTGACCCGCCTCCGAGCCCTGACGGCACGGGAAGAGGACTGCGACACTCTGTACCAGCGGGCTCTGGCGCAACACGAGGCCGTCGACGGCCAGTTCGAGCACGCCCGCACGCTCCTGTCCTACGGCATGTGGCTGCGCCGCCGGCGCAGGCCCCTGGAGGCCCGGCAGCAACTGCGGGCCGCCCTGGTCGGCTTCGAACGCTGCGGCGCCCTGCTGTGGGAGAAGCGAACACGGTCCGAGCTGCGGGCCGCCGGGGACAGCGCAGCCGGCGACGACGTCAGCGCTCTCGGGCGGCTGACTCCGCAACAACAGCGCGTGGCGGGCCTGGTGGCGTCGGGCGCCACGAACCGCGAAGTGGCCGCGCGACTGTCGCTCAGCCCTCGCACCGTGGACCACCACCTGCGCAACATCTTCAGCCAGCTGGACGTCCGCTCACGGGTCGAGCTGGCACTGCTGATGAACGGCGACCGAGCAGAACGGAGCGGCGGCAGCGGGGGCGAGAACGTCTGA
- a CDS encoding GlxA family transcriptional regulator, whose translation MDTKRRVLIVAYDDAQILDIACPSGALDIANRYGAQPPYSIELATLGRRAARSSAGILVGAGHGLEAVTGRLDTLIVVGGIGCEEAAADERLVGQVSRLARLSRRVASVCTGAYVLAAAGLLDHRRVTTHWGWGERLAERHPAVAVDASPLYIRDGNVYTSAGVTSALDLTLALIEDDHGPTLARAVARELVTHLHRPADQAQISMFLAAPPPEDRLVRDLMGYVAGHLAEDLTPAALAARAGVSPRHLARLFTAHLGMTPVRAVRAARTEAAAYLVRSSALSMAAIARRCGFGSAETLRQAFLDHYGVTGDRIRRMPDMPRARIAPGQKTPGP comes from the coding sequence ATGGACACCAAGCGGCGCGTTCTCATCGTCGCCTACGACGACGCGCAGATCCTCGACATCGCCTGTCCCAGCGGCGCGTTGGACATCGCCAACCGGTACGGTGCGCAGCCGCCCTACTCCATCGAGCTGGCCACTCTGGGCCGTCGGGCCGCCCGTAGCTCGGCGGGGATTCTGGTGGGGGCGGGGCACGGGCTGGAGGCGGTGACGGGGCGTCTGGACACGCTGATCGTCGTGGGCGGCATCGGCTGCGAGGAAGCGGCCGCGGACGAGCGATTAGTCGGACAAGTGAGCCGGCTGGCCCGACTCAGCCGACGCGTGGCCTCCGTCTGTACCGGCGCCTATGTGCTGGCCGCCGCCGGTCTGCTGGACCACAGGCGGGTGACGACCCACTGGGGGTGGGGAGAACGGCTGGCCGAGCGCCACCCCGCCGTGGCCGTGGACGCGAGTCCCCTCTACATCCGCGACGGCAACGTCTACACCTCGGCCGGGGTCACCAGCGCGCTGGACCTGACGCTGGCGCTGATCGAGGACGACCACGGGCCGACGCTGGCCCGCGCCGTCGCCCGGGAACTCGTCACCCATCTGCACCGGCCGGCCGACCAGGCACAGATCTCCATGTTCCTGGCCGCCCCGCCACCGGAGGACCGGTTGGTGCGGGACCTGATGGGCTATGTCGCCGGCCATCTGGCCGAAGACCTCACGCCCGCGGCCCTGGCGGCCCGGGCGGGGGTCAGCCCTCGCCATCTTGCCCGCCTCTTCACCGCGCACCTCGGCATGACTCCGGTCCGGGCCGTGCGCGCGGCGCGTACGGAGGCGGCGGCGTACCTGGTGCGGTCCAGCGCGTTGTCCATGGCGGCGATCGCCCGCCGCTGTGGGTTCGGGTCGGCGGAGACGCTGCGGCAGGCGTTCCTGGACCACTACGGGGTCACGGGGGACAGGATTCGCAGGATGCCGGACATGCCACGCGCGCGCATCGCGCCGGGGCAGAAGACTCCCGGGCCATGA
- the bdeA gene encoding bis(hydroxyethyl) terephthalate hydrolase yields MQATPQSSTPAPENGAARHRRRSRGPILGLLASAAALAGLATMLTGGANAAENPYERGPAPTVASVTATRGAYAVSETRVSQFSVSGFGGGTIYYPTSTDDGTFGAVAISPGYTERQSSIAWLGPRLASQGFVVFTIDTNTTSDQPASRGDQLLAALDYLTKTSSVRSRVDSTRLGVMGHSMGGGGTLEAAKDRPSLKAAIPLTAWNLDKNWPEIQTPTLIVGADGDTVAPVRSHSEPFYASLPSSLDRAYLELNNANHLTPNMSNTTIAKYSISWLKRFIDNDTRYERFLCPLPQPSSSIAEYRGNCPHTA; encoded by the coding sequence ATGCAGGCAACTCCCCAGTCGTCCACACCCGCCCCGGAGAACGGCGCGGCGCGGCACCGCCGTCGGTCCCGCGGCCCGATCCTGGGTCTCCTCGCGTCCGCGGCGGCGCTGGCCGGCCTGGCGACCATGCTCACCGGCGGCGCGAACGCCGCCGAGAACCCCTACGAGCGTGGTCCGGCCCCCACCGTGGCCAGTGTGACGGCCACGCGCGGTGCGTACGCGGTCTCCGAGACCAGGGTCTCCCAGTTCAGCGTGTCCGGGTTCGGCGGTGGCACGATCTACTACCCGACCAGCACCGACGACGGCACGTTCGGCGCCGTGGCGATCTCCCCGGGGTACACCGAGCGCCAGTCCTCGATCGCCTGGCTGGGGCCGCGGCTCGCCTCCCAGGGCTTCGTGGTGTTCACCATCGACACCAACACCACCTCGGACCAGCCGGCCTCCCGCGGTGACCAGTTGCTGGCCGCGCTCGACTACCTCACGAAGACCAGCAGCGTCCGCAGTCGAGTGGACAGCACGCGGCTCGGGGTCATGGGCCACTCGATGGGCGGCGGCGGCACGCTGGAGGCGGCCAAGGACCGGCCCTCGCTCAAGGCCGCCATTCCGCTCACCGCGTGGAACCTGGACAAGAACTGGCCGGAGATCCAGACGCCCACCCTCATCGTCGGAGCGGACGGCGACACCGTCGCCCCGGTCCGCTCGCACTCCGAACCGTTCTACGCGAGCCTGCCGTCCTCGCTGGATCGGGCGTACCTGGAGCTGAACAACGCCAACCACCTGACGCCGAACATGTCGAACACGACGATCGCGAAGTACAGCATCAGCTGGCTGAAGCGGTTCATCGACAACGACACCCGCTACGAGCGGTTCCTGTGCCCGTTGCCGCAGCCGAGCTCGTCGATCGCGGAGTACCGGGGCAACTGCCCGCACACCGCGTGA
- a CDS encoding aKG-HExxH-type peptide beta-hydroxylase: protein MPASSSAAEPVTDQVAQADAMLCADRQFGDSAAIDERNLARFRLGLTMLARHDGEAAEVLRTTATAAVERLRPLLYDPVLRNCFEVDLARLESGRLGRSSFGASMGGCTAVLAADASSPTGPCEALVRPHRRAWPGLGDAWVLTEPAPHGGSQEMLAGRLMELYRGALGDSRAAGPIDPTDDIRAVLQEGAELLATLLPATGAGVLGHVTMVGFTHRESEEGPLQSMSGGDPLPSTVLLAPERCTSPWLAAESLLHEGAHLKLFDALRTGSVVRNATERVPIPWRIGSWTVIRVFVALHFYVHLLVFRAAAATAGEAVRERFGPPPSVEDLDEPSPGTPAARSGQYRTSAERARYLAECVLSLPEQALTENGHRFARWLLTALRLVDDDAPRPHDRAAAATLRAEPWQPPEVPPGAALQRITPVDACALPGLGQLVVSPARSARMHWLNARSWAVYSLCDGRDFGSVRTAYARVAGLPAGSKEVGRQVSDSVRRLVAAGLVTHDV from the coding sequence TTGCCCGCTTCCTCTTCGGCCGCTGAACCGGTCACCGACCAGGTGGCGCAGGCAGACGCCATGCTCTGCGCCGATCGGCAGTTCGGCGACTCCGCCGCCATCGACGAGCGCAACCTCGCCCGGTTCCGGCTGGGCCTGACCATGCTGGCGCGGCATGACGGCGAAGCAGCTGAGGTGCTGCGGACGACGGCCACTGCGGCCGTCGAGCGCCTCCGTCCGCTGCTGTACGACCCGGTGCTGCGCAACTGCTTCGAGGTTGACCTCGCGCGACTGGAGAGCGGCCGGCTCGGACGCAGTTCGTTCGGCGCCTCCATGGGCGGCTGCACGGCGGTCCTGGCGGCGGACGCCTCGTCCCCCACGGGTCCCTGCGAAGCACTCGTCCGTCCGCACCGGCGTGCCTGGCCGGGTCTCGGGGACGCTTGGGTGCTGACCGAACCAGCGCCGCACGGCGGCTCGCAGGAGATGCTGGCCGGGCGTCTCATGGAGCTGTACCGTGGCGCGCTCGGCGACAGCCGGGCGGCAGGCCCGATCGATCCGACGGACGACATCCGCGCCGTCCTGCAGGAGGGCGCGGAACTCCTCGCGACGCTGCTGCCCGCCACAGGAGCCGGCGTTCTCGGACACGTCACGATGGTGGGCTTCACCCACCGGGAGAGTGAGGAGGGCCCCCTGCAGTCCATGTCCGGCGGGGACCCACTTCCCTCGACGGTGCTGCTGGCGCCCGAACGCTGCACGTCCCCGTGGCTCGCGGCCGAGAGCCTGCTGCACGAGGGTGCCCACCTCAAGCTCTTCGACGCGCTCCGTACGGGCTCCGTGGTCAGGAACGCCACCGAACGCGTCCCGATCCCGTGGCGGATCGGTTCCTGGACGGTCATCCGGGTGTTCGTCGCCCTGCACTTCTACGTGCACCTGCTGGTCTTCCGGGCCGCGGCGGCGACAGCGGGTGAAGCGGTCCGGGAGAGGTTCGGCCCGCCCCCGTCGGTCGAGGACCTCGACGAGCCCAGCCCGGGCACTCCCGCCGCCCGGAGCGGGCAGTACCGGACCAGTGCGGAACGGGCCCGATACCTCGCCGAGTGCGTTCTGTCGCTGCCGGAGCAGGCACTCACCGAGAACGGGCACCGGTTCGCCCGCTGGCTCCTCACGGCGCTCCGTCTCGTGGACGACGACGCGCCGCGGCCTCATGACCGGGCCGCGGCGGCGACCCTGCGGGCGGAACCGTGGCAGCCGCCGGAGGTTCCCCCAGGAGCCGCCCTCCAGCGGATCACACCGGTGGACGCATGCGCCCTGCCCGGCCTGGGGCAACTCGTCGTCAGTCCCGCGCGATCCGCCCGGATGCACTGGCTGAACGCGCGCTCCTGGGCGGTCTACTCCCTGTGCGACGGGCGTGACTTCGGCTCGGTACGAACGGCCTACGCCCGAGTGGCTGGGCTCCCGGCCGGCTCCAAGGAGGTCGGCCGGCAGGTGAGCGACAGCGTGCGCCGGCTTGTGGCCGCGGGCCTCGTCACCCACGACGTGTGA
- a CDS encoding response regulator has product MANAVRDVGTRVVVIESIPLVLGGLCSALENDGITVAAGTHDPHAGVRAVQEEKPDVVIVDLDLPGRAGIGLLQQLRRKSPAPRLVASVSPEHDDDSLLLTTLMAGATGYLLKNTETVDLLRTVRAVQRGYVTLGPRAGGELSALLVRLAEADGKLPFPALTNREREVLRLVSLGYGNRRIAQELFISEKTVRNYVSAILPKIHVSSRLEAMVSARLAGLETADPGTGSAGM; this is encoded by the coding sequence ATGGCCAATGCGGTCCGAGATGTCGGTACGCGTGTGGTGGTAATAGAGAGCATCCCCCTGGTTCTGGGCGGCTTATGTTCTGCGCTTGAAAATGACGGCATCACCGTCGCCGCGGGAACCCACGACCCGCACGCCGGTGTGCGGGCGGTCCAGGAGGAGAAGCCCGACGTGGTCATCGTCGACCTCGACCTCCCCGGCCGGGCGGGAATCGGGCTGCTTCAGCAGCTGCGCCGGAAGTCCCCGGCGCCGCGGCTGGTCGCCTCCGTGTCCCCGGAGCACGACGACGACAGCCTGCTGCTGACCACACTGATGGCGGGTGCCACGGGCTACCTGCTCAAGAACACGGAGACGGTGGACCTGCTGCGCACCGTGAGGGCCGTGCAGCGAGGGTACGTCACGCTGGGCCCACGGGCCGGCGGCGAACTCTCGGCCCTCTTGGTACGCCTGGCGGAAGCCGACGGAAAGCTCCCGTTCCCGGCGCTGACGAACCGGGAACGGGAGGTTCTGCGATTGGTCTCGCTCGGGTATGGCAATCGCCGAATAGCGCAGGAGCTGTTCATATCGGAGAAGACCGTGCGCAATTACGTCTCGGCCATCCTGCCGAAAATTCATGTTTCCAGTCGGCTGGAGGCCATGGTGTCCGCACGGCTGGCCGGCCTGGAAACGGCCGACCCCGGCACGGGCTCCGCAGGTATGTAG
- a CDS encoding DUF6183 family protein, translating into MSHNQVTPGDDPSDRPPWEWSGPELQHLAERRPEELYAAAEQLCRRASAEEPGGASAARAAGRIAETLADTRSRDCATFAVDIVGRLLPLETMDRVEADRLLRSVAAKLVKAQQLRDLEPVFGELPDGIRSPAVELRACLLGELALIGSGAGRHTLEAYAERLRELGHPLARLPGTRLDIEHRFTVRVRGLGSIKTPKQLRSRFPEVPSTDSGAVAGRRASDTRDDGRAKAAARPFTAGGWACEPEARFFTLPSPLSTEDFGMSFIKELSLRCLAGEGRRRGSALACATTPDEVLNELFSASYSGGVNGQGQGGAYARLYAWDSLYALMGLPAGVPFLEAVRQATDHRWLRFMAFTDWFHHDTSDAAFAVLDPTHTRVAVLAATDTDVDRDGLGSSR; encoded by the coding sequence GTGAGCCACAACCAAGTGACGCCCGGTGACGACCCTTCTGATCGACCTCCTTGGGAGTGGTCCGGACCAGAGTTGCAGCATCTGGCCGAGCGCAGGCCGGAGGAACTGTACGCAGCGGCGGAGCAGTTGTGTCGGCGAGCGTCCGCCGAGGAGCCCGGCGGGGCCTCTGCGGCGCGGGCCGCCGGGCGGATCGCCGAGACCCTCGCCGACACGCGCTCGAGGGACTGTGCGACGTTTGCCGTGGACATCGTGGGCCGGCTGCTGCCCCTCGAGACCATGGATCGGGTGGAAGCCGATCGGTTGCTGCGCTCGGTGGCCGCGAAGCTGGTCAAGGCTCAGCAGCTGCGGGACCTTGAGCCTGTGTTCGGCGAGTTGCCGGACGGAATCCGGAGTCCGGCGGTGGAGCTTAGGGCCTGTCTCCTCGGAGAGTTGGCGCTGATCGGCTCAGGGGCCGGTCGGCACACCTTGGAGGCGTACGCCGAAAGGCTGCGTGAGCTGGGGCACCCGCTGGCTCGGCTGCCCGGGACGCGACTGGACATCGAGCATCGCTTCACGGTTCGCGTCCGGGGCCTGGGGTCGATCAAGACGCCGAAGCAGCTCCGGTCGCGTTTCCCGGAGGTTCCCTCGACCGACAGCGGTGCCGTCGCGGGCCGCAGGGCCAGTGACACACGTGACGACGGGCGGGCGAAGGCGGCTGCCCGGCCATTCACGGCCGGCGGATGGGCCTGTGAGCCCGAGGCACGGTTCTTCACGTTGCCGAGCCCGCTCAGCACTGAGGACTTCGGCATGTCCTTCATCAAGGAACTGTCCCTGCGCTGTCTGGCAGGCGAAGGCAGGCGCCGGGGCAGCGCGCTCGCCTGCGCGACGACACCCGACGAAGTGCTCAACGAACTCTTCTCGGCCTCGTACAGTGGCGGAGTGAACGGCCAGGGACAGGGCGGCGCGTACGCGCGGCTGTATGCCTGGGACAGTCTGTACGCGCTCATGGGGCTGCCCGCAGGCGTACCGTTCCTGGAAGCGGTACGGCAGGCCACAGATCACCGGTGGCTGCGGTTCATGGCGTTCACGGACTGGTTCCACCACGACACGTCGGACGCGGCCTTCGCCGTACTCGATCCCACCCACACTCGGGTCGCGGTGCTGGCGGCGACCGATACCGACGTCGACCGTGATGGCCTCGGGTCGTCACGGTGA
- a CDS encoding type II toxin-antitoxin system death-on-curing family toxin: MTEVRYIQIDEILAIARTVNGTDHSVRDMGLLVSAIERPRTNVFGAELYPTLHEKAAALLHSVARNHALIDGNKRTAWLAMRVFLRFNGVSASTLPPPVSIAGPFVEHVAQDNIDVPVIAKRLSVWFPVS; the protein is encoded by the coding sequence GTGACCGAAGTGCGCTACATCCAGATCGACGAGATCCTGGCCATCGCCCGCACGGTCAACGGTACCGACCACAGCGTGCGTGACATGGGACTTTTGGTGTCAGCGATCGAACGGCCCCGGACCAACGTGTTCGGGGCCGAGCTGTATCCCACGCTGCACGAGAAGGCGGCGGCATTGTTGCACTCCGTTGCCCGTAACCACGCGCTGATTGACGGCAACAAGCGCACGGCCTGGCTTGCCATGCGCGTCTTCCTGCGGTTCAACGGCGTCAGCGCCAGTACCCTTCCGCCGCCCGTCTCCATCGCCGGCCCGTTCGTCGAGCACGTCGCGCAGGACAACATCGATGTACCGGTCATTGCCAAGCGCCTGTCAGTCTGGTTCCCCGTTTCCTGA
- a CDS encoding ribbon-helix-helix protein, CopG family, whose product MAMTLRLPDDLDAKLTERARREGRSKQELAIEAIRDAQNRAELKVDDVLSELMDSDAEILDYLK is encoded by the coding sequence ATGGCGATGACACTCCGACTCCCCGACGACCTTGACGCGAAGCTCACCGAGCGTGCTCGTCGGGAGGGCCGCAGCAAGCAGGAACTTGCCATTGAGGCCATCCGTGACGCCCAGAACCGGGCCGAGCTGAAGGTCGATGACGTCCTGTCCGAGCTCATGGACAGCGATGCGGAGATCCTGGACTACCTGAAGTGA
- a CDS encoding DJ-1/PfpI family protein: MRHSTTRRNVLRGTVATAALAATAAAETGAAHAVPRGGAGPDIGILLYDGYSLLDPTGPAEVLSRLPDATVTMIAEKRGAVRTDTGDVAVVAQRSIAEVDRLDVLLVPGAGNRGTVGAMNNEALLRWIRKIHRHTEWTTSVCTGSIVLAAAGLLDGRQATTYWASAEYLQSTFDVTYLPQRYVRSGKIITAAGVSAGVDMALYLASLIADDDTAKAIQLAVEYDPQPPFDSGNAADADPQLKERALQLLAASQV, from the coding sequence ATGAGGCATTCGACGACACGCAGAAACGTACTTCGCGGGACCGTGGCCACCGCCGCGCTCGCGGCCACGGCCGCGGCTGAGACCGGGGCGGCGCACGCCGTCCCGCGGGGCGGCGCTGGACCGGACATCGGCATCCTGCTCTACGACGGCTACAGCCTGCTGGACCCCACCGGTCCGGCCGAGGTCCTCTCACGGCTGCCGGACGCGACCGTGACGATGATCGCCGAGAAGCGAGGGGCGGTCCGCACGGACACCGGAGACGTGGCCGTGGTCGCTCAGCGGTCCATCGCCGAGGTGGATCGTCTCGACGTCCTGCTGGTGCCGGGCGCCGGCAACCGGGGCACGGTCGGGGCGATGAACAACGAGGCGCTCCTGCGGTGGATCCGGAAGATCCACCGGCACACCGAATGGACGACTTCCGTGTGCACCGGCAGCATCGTCCTCGCCGCTGCCGGGCTGCTGGACGGACGGCAGGCGACGACCTACTGGGCCTCCGCCGAGTACCTCCAGTCCACCTTCGACGTGACCTACCTGCCGCAGCGCTACGTACGCTCGGGAAAGATCATCACCGCGGCCGGGGTGTCGGCCGGAGTGGACATGGCCCTGTACCTCGCGTCCCTGATCGCGGACGACGACACGGCCAAGGCGATCCAGCTCGCCGTCGAATACGACCCCCAGCCGCCCTTCGACTCCGGCAACGCCGCAGACGCCGACCCGCAACTGAAGGAAAGAGCGTTGCAGTTGCTCGCCGCCTCGCAGGTGTAG